A region from the Geobacillus vulcani PSS1 genome encodes:
- the rpsU gene encoding 30S ribosomal protein S21: protein MSKTIVRKNESIDDALRRFKRAVSKTGTLQEVRKREFYEKPSVRRKKKSEAARKRKH from the coding sequence ATGTCCAAAACGATCGTTCGCAAAAATGAGTCGATCGACGACGCTCTTCGTCGCTTTAAGCGTGCCGTTTCGAAAACGGGCACTTTGCAAGAAGTGAGAAAGCGCGAATTTTATGAAAAGCCAAGCGTCAGACGGAAGAAAAAATCTGAGGCGGCTAGAAAGCGCAAGCACTAA